One genomic region from Thermoplasmatales archaeon encodes:
- a CDS encoding AbrB/MazE/SpoVT family DNA-binding domain-containing protein — protein MVTFTRRLQLTGGSTYIISLPSKWIRSNNLQRGSEIIISELDDSLQLSSGHPKKVEISKKIMINDQINVNEFQRILISVYISGFNTLVIGSKDYLDEELREVIKKFSRLVMGIEIFEESSNSITLQNVLDSSSFPLSKAVRRMSLNVEAMINDTITGIENSEVRLLENVIERDDEVDRYLYYLYREVRAGTEEGNNAVYYLIFSRILERLADHTVNICKIWKSKAPSDKTSPSGIVDYLKESLGLFNESVEAFYSRRFNILNGLIEKKASIIEMKDKLMDEARSERQSNVVSSISEEILRIGLYSTDIAELAMDLLLGERNEITIGDK, from the coding sequence ATGGTTACATTTACAAGAAGATTACAGTTAACAGGCGGATCTACATATATTATTTCGCTGCCGTCGAAATGGATAAGAAGTAACAATCTTCAGAGAGGAAGCGAGATCATCATATCCGAACTGGACGACTCTCTTCAGTTATCGAGCGGGCATCCAAAGAAGGTTGAAATTTCAAAGAAGATCATGATCAACGATCAAATAAATGTGAATGAATTCCAAAGAATTCTCATTTCAGTATATATTTCTGGATTCAATACTTTAGTGATTGGCAGCAAGGATTACCTCGATGAAGAACTAAGAGAGGTCATAAAGAAATTCTCAAGACTCGTAATGGGGATAGAGATATTTGAGGAATCATCAAACTCCATAACGCTGCAGAATGTTCTCGATTCATCTTCTTTCCCCCTCTCTAAAGCAGTAAGAAGAATGTCCCTGAATGTCGAGGCCATGATCAATGATACCATAACCGGTATAGAAAATTCAGAAGTCAGATTATTGGAGAACGTTATAGAGAGAGATGACGAGGTTGACAGATATTTATATTATCTTTACCGGGAGGTTAGAGCGGGTACCGAAGAGGGCAACAACGCAGTTTATTACCTCATTTTCTCAAGAATTTTAGAAAGGTTAGCGGATCATACCGTAAACATATGCAAAATCTGGAAATCCAAGGCCCCAAGTGATAAGACCAGTCCAAGCGGTATTGTTGACTATCTTAAAGAGTCTCTGGGGTTATTCAATGAATCCGTAGAAGCATTTTATTCCCGCAGATTTAATATTTTGAATGGGTTGATCGAGAAGAAAGCGAGCATCATAGAGATGAAAGACAAACTCATGGACGAAGCAAGAAGCGAAAGGCAATCGAATGTTGTGTCTTCAATTTCCGAGGAAATCCTCAGGATTGGTCTTTATTCCACAGATATTGCAGAACTGGCAATGGACCTGTTGCTTGGAGAAAGAAATGAAATAACGATCGGTGACAAATAG
- a CDS encoding GNAT family N-acetyltransferase — protein MKLLSLKSDQIELTNDLRKEDAAVIAKNASDYEIYRNIGGHSFPFPYTESDGLYFIEKQRESGKEVFSIDFKILFECTFTGVIGLSDIDTANRSAHVGYWISKDFRNRGIATTALSLICDYSRDSLNMNRLHTKVLEYNPASLKVLIKNGFAIEGYQRDSYFFEGKPYSEFLLAKLLR, from the coding sequence ATGAAGTTACTGTCGCTTAAATCTGATCAGATAGAACTTACAAATGATCTTAGAAAAGAAGATGCAGCAGTTATCGCAAAAAATGCCAGTGATTATGAGATATACAGAAATATAGGAGGACATTCCTTCCCATTTCCATACACAGAGAGCGACGGTCTCTACTTTATAGAGAAACAAAGAGAATCGGGGAAAGAAGTTTTTTCCATAGACTTTAAGATATTGTTTGAGTGCACTTTTACTGGCGTGATTGGACTGAGTGATATAGACACCGCTAACAGAAGTGCACATGTAGGCTACTGGATTTCGAAAGACTTCAGAAATCGAGGGATAGCAACCACTGCGTTATCCCTGATATGTGACTATTCCAGAGATAGCCTGAACATGAACCGACTTCATACGAAGGTCCTGGAATACAATCCAGCTTCTCTGAAGGTACTAATCAAAAATGGATTCGCCATAGAAGGGTATCAGAGGGATTCTTACTTCTTTGAAGGGAAACCGTATTCAGAGTTTTTGCTTGCGAAATTACTGCGATAG
- a CDS encoding nicotinamide mononucleotide deamidase-related protein has protein sequence MRASIITIGNEILKGKTVNTNFAYIGSALTNAGYDVWRGIIVRDIADEIGFALKIALDSSDLIVTSGGLGPTYDDMTLLSIANALSLSLVLNEEALEMIKDKYKNLNIPITDQRRKMAMLPEGSYPLPNPVGTAPGVFISYNNKAIVCLPGVPAEMKGILDLAMDKLKSSGKSYVEKTVRLRGIMESAIAPLIEEEMKLWGNKVYIKSHPGSIEVSNPYLDIEVSSHLDSREEAEKDVDSVLNEIISKYKSYIGK, from the coding sequence TTGAGAGCTTCAATAATCACAATAGGAAATGAAATTCTTAAGGGAAAAACTGTAAACACGAATTTTGCTTACATTGGAAGTGCGTTGACAAATGCCGGATATGATGTTTGGCGTGGAATCATTGTACGAGATATCGCAGATGAAATTGGATTCGCGTTAAAGATTGCGCTTGATTCGAGTGATTTAATCGTTACGAGCGGAGGGTTAGGCCCAACCTATGATGACATGACGCTTTTAAGCATAGCAAATGCACTCAGTTTGAGCCTCGTTCTTAACGAAGAAGCTCTTGAAATGATAAAGGACAAATATAAGAATCTAAACATACCAATCACTGATCAAAGAAGAAAAATGGCAATGTTACCTGAGGGATCTTATCCTTTACCGAATCCTGTTGGTACAGCCCCTGGCGTATTCATAAGCTATAATAACAAAGCAATAGTATGCCTACCTGGCGTTCCTGCAGAGATGAAGGGAATTCTTGATCTAGCGATGGATAAACTTAAATCATCCGGAAAAAGTTATGTGGAAAAGACCGTAAGGCTGCGTGGCATCATGGAAAGTGCTATCGCCCCTCTTATCGAGGAAGAAATGAAACTGTGGGGAAATAAAGTGTATATCAAAAGCCATCCCGGTTCTATAGAGGTATCAAACCCTTACCTAGACATAGAAGTCTCGTCACATCTTGATTCCAGAGAAGAGGCTGAAAAAGACGTGGATTCCGTGTTGAACGAGATAATAAGTAAATACAAATCCTATATAGGGAAATAA
- a CDS encoding SIS domain-containing protein produces MTDDLPEHRDKPPYVMYDMIKEIPKGIQATLSVLQNTDLHFLSDELYFTGNGTAFHSATVGAQVLYETPKKWKSIQAYEMEHFYPPKGTLIAFSHTGKTKSTVDAVKKYRDQVRTVAVTHFEETPLTKAAEDSIIINSPDRSLCNTKAFFDNAFASLEIASEFGEIEYDRKELHNIVEREVNSSDKEIAEISKNLDYVKDVFVLGSGPNFIAAREIAQKLKEATHLHAEGIELEEFNHGCTSVIDKNSLVIIIDSEVDKKRASQIVKACEYTDTRTLVVNGDGSYSLDVNEVSMAAYFPFTYMVQMYYLAYYMAVDRGINPDYLRFEDKRYRDFDNVVFPPGAH; encoded by the coding sequence ATGACCGATGATCTTCCTGAACATAGAGACAAACCGCCTTATGTAATGTACGATATGATAAAGGAGATACCAAAGGGAATTCAGGCAACCCTATCCGTGTTACAAAATACTGATCTCCATTTTTTAAGCGACGAACTGTATTTTACCGGAAATGGGACCGCATTTCATTCGGCGACAGTTGGTGCACAGGTGCTCTATGAAACACCCAAAAAATGGAAATCTATCCAGGCTTACGAAATGGAACACTTTTATCCCCCAAAAGGTACACTCATCGCTTTTTCTCATACAGGAAAAACCAAATCGACTGTAGACGCTGTTAAAAAATATAGAGATCAAGTTCGAACGGTCGCAGTCACTCACTTTGAAGAAACTCCGCTGACCAAAGCAGCGGAGGATTCAATAATCATAAATTCTCCCGATCGCTCCCTTTGCAATACAAAAGCATTCTTTGATAATGCGTTTGCTTCTTTGGAAATAGCCAGCGAGTTTGGCGAAATAGAATATGATCGGAAAGAATTGCACAACATAGTGGAGCGAGAGGTTAACTCAAGTGACAAGGAGATTGCAGAAATATCAAAAAATCTTGACTATGTCAAAGATGTCTTTGTTCTTGGTTCTGGTCCAAACTTCATCGCGGCTAGAGAGATCGCTCAAAAGTTAAAGGAAGCAACACACCTTCACGCAGAAGGTATAGAACTTGAAGAATTCAATCATGGCTGCACTTCGGTTATCGACAAGAATTCTCTCGTTATAATAATTGATTCGGAGGTTGACAAGAAAAGAGCATCCCAAATAGTCAAGGCTTGTGAATATACAGACACGCGCACTCTGGTCGTGAATGGAGATGGCAGCTATTCTCTGGACGTGAACGAGGTCTCAATGGCCGCATATTTTCCCTTTACATACATGGTACAAATGTATTACTTGGCCTACTATATGGCGGTAGATCGAGGGATAAATCCGGATTATCTGCGTTTTGAGGACAAAAGATACAGGGATTTTGACAACGTGGTTTTTCCGCCGGGTGCGCATTAG
- a CDS encoding fumarylacetoacetate hydrolase family protein has translation MNILKNKKMGKSVTVIEQNGAFYDLKDTKIASEPTVQLIEDGADLGSLIGDKVKGEITYDLPVIPRKMFLPALNFKSHVSESNSTKSANPYFFTKFQNALVPNGGSVVKPRGISRFDYEGEIGIIIGKKGKYLSREEALEYVFGYTIVDDVSIRDYQMNTDPSYGKDFVMGKCADTALPIGPWITTADSINFNNCVITTYVNGELRQNGSVNDMIFSVGELISRISQIVTLEPGDLISTGTPSGVAEHSSRRFLSPGDVVEIEVAGIGSLKHKIIDDTYTR, from the coding sequence ATGAATATTTTAAAGAATAAGAAAATGGGTAAGAGTGTTACAGTTATTGAGCAGAACGGTGCGTTTTATGATCTGAAAGATACAAAAATCGCATCTGAACCTACGGTACAACTGATAGAAGATGGGGCGGATCTCGGTTCATTAATAGGTGATAAGGTTAAAGGAGAAATAACGTATGATCTACCAGTAATTCCTAGAAAGATGTTCCTTCCGGCACTCAATTTCAAGAGTCATGTATCCGAATCAAATTCTACAAAGTCCGCCAATCCATACTTTTTCACAAAATTCCAAAATGCCCTTGTTCCCAATGGAGGAAGCGTTGTCAAGCCAAGGGGAATCTCCCGCTTCGATTATGAGGGGGAAATCGGCATAATCATCGGAAAGAAAGGAAAATATCTCAGTCGGGAAGAGGCTTTGGAATATGTTTTTGGATACACGATTGTAGACGACGTGAGCATCAGGGACTACCAGATGAATACCGATCCATCGTATGGAAAAGATTTTGTCATGGGTAAATGTGCAGACACAGCCCTGCCCATTGGTCCATGGATCACAACTGCTGATAGCATAAATTTCAACAATTGTGTTATCACAACATATGTTAACGGCGAGCTAAGACAGAACGGATCTGTAAATGACATGATCTTTTCCGTCGGGGAGCTTATTTCAAGAATTTCACAAATCGTAACACTGGAACCTGGCGATCTTATCTCCACAGGAACACCTTCCGGAGTGGCTGAGCACTCCTCAAGACGTTTCCTCTCTCCCGGAGATGTCGTGGAAATTGAGGTAGCAGGCATTGGTTCACTGAAACATAAAATAATTGACGATACATACACCAGATAA
- a CDS encoding DUF87 domain-containing protein yields the protein MNYRHDRIISYSPDFFFSDLGILLGHSVTGKDVFLNPDALRRHLVVLGKTGTGKSNILKRIVSEIIDKKLGSVVILDPHGNMARSLACRYVDSTMVLSPRSVFSGIRQKSITLNPLQIKGEQNDPSVIGGWVRDAFSSENTLSQGTWGPRLELIFTSVMNELILSKDDANLADLLDLLANPSKMRLFLKVIKNDNLRQFLKSQMADWRGWNQYVASSINKLLPVIADEGLKNIASGRLDSTDLLEFLQSGSKILIPEIWKEVTSEENYRIISVLLILKLWTSRIYDIKERIPIYIVVDEAQLLSENVLDRLLREGRKFGFHIIMATQFIGKYNDRIMETVKGNASNFISFSVSDDEARTISRNFFSDPVSTQLFHVLTSQSIHKCVLWSQRETGISGPLSVVPELCGIKDDLESFNRLREESIEKYGTNIEKDEEPLLDLHEHILDQFEIFLKDHKIQLERGIKINGLVPDGIFYYGGTRFIAEVEVSDIVNKSRIREKLYNYYDHKIVFLVPSGFHSNVLETLLSERNIDSLIKRKGKNALSSVMNFSIVEVSDTSSIFGLNFHKPLDLEDLLKGSAVLTLNNLPFPEIRKFLLSEMVTQNRNAIEYPSNKIMEIFGEENATLFRERFVGNDDTINIAAILID from the coding sequence ATGAACTACCGTCATGACAGAATAATATCGTATTCTCCAGATTTTTTCTTTTCCGACTTGGGAATATTACTAGGGCATTCAGTTACTGGAAAAGATGTTTTTTTAAATCCTGATGCACTGAGAAGGCATCTTGTAGTTCTAGGAAAAACCGGTACAGGTAAATCAAACATCCTTAAGAGGATCGTGAGTGAAATTATTGACAAGAAACTGGGATCGGTTGTCATTCTTGATCCTCATGGGAATATGGCTAGAAGCCTTGCGTGCAGATATGTGGATTCTACCATGGTACTCTCACCCAGATCTGTATTTTCCGGAATTCGACAGAAGTCAATAACACTTAACCCGCTTCAAATCAAGGGAGAGCAAAACGATCCGTCCGTAATTGGTGGCTGGGTGAGGGACGCATTTTCTTCTGAAAACACACTTTCGCAGGGAACATGGGGGCCAAGACTGGAACTGATATTCACCTCTGTCATGAACGAACTTATCCTCTCGAAGGACGATGCTAATCTTGCCGATCTCCTAGATCTCCTAGCAAATCCTTCTAAAATGAGGCTTTTTTTGAAAGTCATAAAGAACGACAACCTCAGGCAATTCCTCAAGTCCCAGATGGCTGATTGGCGTGGTTGGAATCAATATGTTGCCAGTTCGATAAACAAGTTACTGCCAGTAATTGCAGATGAAGGCTTAAAAAATATTGCTTCGGGAAGATTGGATTCAACGGATTTGCTCGAGTTCTTACAGAGTGGTTCAAAGATTCTTATTCCGGAAATATGGAAGGAAGTTACCTCTGAGGAAAATTACAGAATTATTTCTGTGCTTCTTATTCTCAAACTCTGGACTTCAAGGATCTATGATATCAAAGAGCGCATTCCTATATACATAGTAGTGGATGAGGCACAGCTTCTCTCCGAGAACGTACTTGATAGGTTGCTCAGAGAAGGCAGGAAATTTGGATTTCACATTATAATGGCAACCCAGTTTATCGGAAAATACAATGACAGGATCATGGAGACTGTAAAAGGAAATGCCTCCAATTTTATTTCCTTTTCAGTATCGGATGACGAAGCCAGAACAATTTCAAGGAATTTCTTTTCGGACCCTGTTTCTACGCAACTCTTCCATGTTCTCACCTCACAATCAATTCACAAATGCGTTCTCTGGTCTCAAAGAGAGACTGGTATTTCAGGCCCGTTATCTGTTGTACCTGAGCTATGTGGTATCAAGGATGATTTGGAGTCCTTCAATCGCTTGCGTGAAGAAAGCATTGAGAAATATGGCACTAATATAGAAAAAGATGAGGAGCCCCTCCTAGATCTTCACGAACATATTCTTGACCAGTTTGAAATATTCCTGAAGGATCACAAGATTCAGCTGGAGCGTGGCATAAAGATTAACGGTCTTGTTCCGGACGGCATTTTTTATTATGGTGGCACAAGGTTTATCGCAGAAGTAGAAGTTTCTGACATAGTAAATAAGAGCCGGATTCGGGAAAAACTGTACAATTACTATGATCACAAGATTGTGTTTCTTGTTCCGTCAGGGTTTCATTCAAATGTTTTAGAGACGCTTTTGTCCGAAAGAAACATTGATTCTCTAATTAAAAGAAAGGGAAAAAATGCGCTATCTTCCGTCATGAATTTTTCCATTGTGGAAGTTAGTGATACTTCCTCAATTTTTGGATTGAATTTTCATAAACCCCTCGATCTTGAAGATCTTCTTAAAGGCTCGGCAGTATTGACTCTTAACAATCTGCCTTTTCCGGAGATAAGGAAATTTTTACTGAGCGAAATGGTCACCCAGAACAGAAATGCAATTGAGTATCCGTCGAATAAAATAATGGAAATATTTGGAGAGGAAAACGCCACGTTATTTCGGGAGAGATTCGTAGGTAACGACGACACCATTAATATTGCGGCAATACTTATTGATTAG
- a CDS encoding uracil-DNA glycosylase, with the protein MRLYANIDNLEKKIVSCKLCPRLVSFRETCLLDSKKYERVEFWRKPVPGYGDINGKLLIVGLAPAASGGNRTGRVFTGDKSSDFLFSCLYSLKLSNKPTSVSKNDGLVYNGMFITAAVKCVPPDNKPTNDEIKNCSVYLDNELRLMKNLRSIVCLGKIAFDAVDALFRKQGTTRNRNIFKNGKFYSYGKIRIYCVYHPSPRNVNTGKITKEQFTDILRKAKTYAEYETSS; encoded by the coding sequence ATGCGGTTATATGCAAATATTGACAACCTCGAGAAAAAGATAGTATCCTGTAAACTCTGCCCCAGGCTTGTATCATTTAGGGAAACCTGCCTATTAGATAGCAAGAAGTATGAGAGGGTCGAATTTTGGAGAAAACCCGTTCCCGGTTACGGGGATATAAATGGAAAGTTGCTCATCGTCGGTCTCGCCCCAGCTGCCAGTGGCGGAAACCGAACGGGGAGAGTCTTTACTGGAGATAAGAGCTCAGATTTTCTCTTTTCATGCCTCTATTCACTCAAGCTTTCAAACAAACCCACGTCTGTTTCAAAGAACGACGGCCTGGTGTACAATGGAATGTTTATCACAGCGGCTGTTAAATGCGTCCCACCGGACAATAAACCAACTAACGACGAGATCAAAAACTGCTCCGTATATCTGGATAATGAGTTACGGCTCATGAAAAATTTAAGATCAATAGTGTGCCTGGGAAAAATCGCATTCGACGCAGTGGACGCGCTTTTTAGAAAACAAGGCACTACTAGAAACAGGAATATTTTTAAAAATGGAAAGTTCTATTCTTACGGAAAAATAAGGATATATTGCGTCTATCATCCAAGTCCCAGGAATGTGAATACAGGAAAAATTACAAAAGAACAATTCACAGATATACTGAGAAAAGCCAAGACATATGCAGAATATGAGACCTCATCCTAG
- the iorA gene encoding indolepyruvate ferredoxin oxidoreductase subunit alpha, whose protein sequence is MNLIDQILTGKSGERLFLLGNEAISRGLLEAGVKVATTYPGTPSSEIGDVLSQIAKRAGMYFEFSVNEKVAVEMAFSGSVSGLRSFVFMKHVGLNVASDSFMSTVYSGAKAGFVIMSADDPSMFSSQNEQDNREYSKLAHIPMIEPSNPQEAKDFLKTAYEVSEKFNIPVLFRTTTRVSHQRATVELSKIPDTSLTKGMFVYDKGDYVDLPSNSYFLKEKLVKKMQEIEKFSNTLDINKLVDNGASDVGVITSGEAYNTLMDSLNENDLRADIFKIGMTNPLPSSTLLNFLNTHERIIVVEELDDFLEERVRALAQENGLSKKIYGKMDGYFPYSHEYNSDIVSLGLSKILGFDFKIPQPMVEISDLPKRLPVLCPGCPHRATFYAVRRAVKMAKLDGVVYSSDIGCYSLGSYPPFEMADTMLAMGASVGVATGLAKATDQRIISFIGDSTFFHSGIPAIIDAVRNKSVMTLIVLDNRTTAMTGQQPNPGVPINGMGDSSYEESIENIVRALGVVNVVTVDPYDLKSTLLAVSSALRYEGISVVIAKRECAILRDNRMRKERTWKTFEIDQDKCTKCMRCVTTFSCPAIYVDKGSVKINPTLCDGCGVCAEAYVCPYRAIKEVVPVAD, encoded by the coding sequence ATGAATCTTATAGACCAAATCCTTACCGGCAAATCTGGTGAACGTTTATTTTTATTAGGCAACGAGGCGATTTCAAGGGGATTGCTTGAGGCTGGTGTCAAGGTCGCGACAACTTATCCAGGTACACCATCCAGTGAAATTGGCGATGTACTTTCTCAGATTGCTAAACGGGCAGGTATGTACTTCGAATTTTCCGTAAACGAGAAAGTTGCGGTTGAGATGGCATTTTCTGGGAGCGTGTCTGGTCTCAGATCGTTTGTATTCATGAAACATGTAGGCCTGAACGTTGCTTCTGACAGTTTCATGAGTACGGTATACTCTGGAGCAAAAGCGGGTTTTGTAATAATGTCTGCTGATGATCCCTCAATGTTCTCATCCCAGAACGAACAGGATAACAGGGAATATTCAAAGCTTGCGCATATTCCAATGATTGAACCTTCAAATCCGCAGGAGGCTAAGGATTTCCTTAAGACTGCTTACGAGGTCTCTGAGAAATTCAATATACCTGTTCTTTTCCGGACAACAACCAGGGTGAGTCACCAGAGAGCAACAGTGGAATTGTCTAAAATACCAGACACTTCGCTGACCAAGGGTATGTTTGTTTATGATAAGGGAGACTATGTAGACCTTCCCTCAAATTCATATTTTCTCAAAGAGAAATTAGTTAAGAAGATGCAGGAAATTGAGAAATTTTCGAACACTTTAGATATAAACAAACTAGTCGACAATGGAGCCAGCGATGTCGGCGTAATAACATCCGGTGAAGCCTACAATACACTCATGGATTCCCTTAATGAAAATGATCTGCGAGCAGATATATTCAAAATAGGCATGACAAACCCACTTCCATCTTCCACCTTGTTAAATTTTCTGAATACGCATGAAAGAATTATTGTTGTGGAGGAGCTAGACGATTTCCTCGAGGAAAGGGTAAGGGCCCTTGCACAGGAAAATGGCCTATCCAAAAAGATTTATGGAAAAATGGACGGGTATTTTCCCTACAGCCATGAGTACAACTCTGACATCGTTTCGCTGGGCCTTTCCAAGATTCTGGGTTTCGACTTTAAAATTCCACAACCCATGGTTGAAATTTCGGATCTTCCAAAGAGGCTTCCTGTCCTCTGTCCCGGTTGCCCTCACAGGGCCACGTTCTACGCGGTCAGGAGGGCTGTGAAAATGGCGAAACTTGACGGTGTTGTTTATTCATCGGATATCGGATGTTATTCACTGGGCTCATATCCCCCTTTTGAAATGGCTGACACTATGCTGGCTATGGGGGCCTCTGTAGGCGTCGCAACGGGACTTGCGAAAGCAACAGATCAACGTATAATATCATTCATAGGTGATTCGACATTTTTCCATTCCGGTATACCTGCCATCATTGACGCAGTGAGGAACAAATCTGTAATGACGCTTATCGTACTGGACAACAGAACCACAGCAATGACAGGCCAGCAGCCAAATCCTGGAGTCCCAATCAACGGAATGGGTGATTCATCTTATGAAGAATCCATAGAAAATATTGTAAGGGCACTTGGTGTTGTAAACGTTGTAACTGTCGACCCGTATGATTTGAAGAGCACTCTGCTCGCAGTTTCTTCGGCCTTGAGGTATGAAGGCATATCCGTTGTGATTGCAAAGAGAGAATGCGCTATACTTAGAGACAATCGCATGAGGAAAGAGAGAACATGGAAGACGTTTGAGATCGATCAGGATAAGTGTACAAAATGCATGCGATGCGTGACAACTTTTTCATGTCCTGCAATTTACGTAGATAAGGGATCAGTAAAAATTAATCCAACACTCTGTGACGGATGTGGGGTCTGTGCAGAAGCTTATGTATGTCCATACAGGGCAATCAAGGAGGTCGTTCCAGTTGCAGACTAA
- a CDS encoding indolepyruvate oxidoreductase subunit beta, with translation MQTNIIIAGVGGQGVITAGYLIADTLSSKGQNVVMSEIHGLAQRGGSVTVELRIGDVYSPIIPQGKVDIVMGFEPIEAVRAAYRGHKDTYVLINSEKQVPVSLSMKAMEYPSDDFISRKLLDFKRVVFLDASSMAIEAGSVRAVNTVMIGAALASSILPISLEDLEISLSKRFERKLLDINKKALQLGIEYARNKLESNVKIPEYL, from the coding sequence TTGCAGACTAATATTATTATCGCTGGAGTTGGCGGCCAGGGTGTCATCACTGCGGGCTATTTGATAGCTGATACGTTATCCAGTAAAGGCCAAAATGTGGTCATGTCAGAAATCCACGGTTTGGCACAGCGTGGTGGTTCAGTAACCGTTGAGCTCAGGATAGGGGACGTTTACAGCCCGATTATTCCGCAGGGCAAGGTAGACATAGTTATGGGGTTCGAACCTATTGAAGCGGTTAGGGCAGCGTATAGGGGCCATAAAGACACATATGTGCTGATAAATTCCGAAAAACAGGTTCCTGTATCGTTAAGCATGAAGGCAATGGAGTATCCATCGGACGATTTTATTTCTCGCAAGCTCCTAGATTTCAAGCGTGTGGTATTTCTCGATGCTTCCTCTATGGCTATTGAAGCTGGGAGTGTACGTGCAGTGAATACAGTAATGATAGGGGCTGCTCTGGCTTCATCTATTCTCCCAATTTCCTTAGAAGACCTGGAAATTTCACTTTCAAAAAGATTTGAGAGGAAACTTCTTGATATAAACAAAAAAGCTCTTCAGTTAGGAATAGAGTATGCGCGAAATAAGCTTGAGAGCAATGTAAAAATTCCAGAATATCTCTAA